Below is a window of Defluviimonas sp. SAOS-178_SWC DNA.
GAACTTGAGAATGTCGAATTCCTGCGGCATCAGCCGGCCGCCCTGATATTTCTCGGAGCGCAGCCCGCGCTGGTTCATTTCGCAGGCCGCACCGTCCTGATCGAGGACGAGCGTGGCAAATTCCGCCACATTACCCGCGTCGAAACCGGGCTGGGCGAGCGTTTCCCCGGCAAACAGCCATTCCGCCGTCAGTCTTGTGCGTTCGGGGCCGAGCGGGGTGACGGTGACGGAGCGGACGTAATCCACATGCGCCACGACGAACATCGTCGGGTAGATCGTCACGAAATTGAAGCCATTCGCCCGTTCCTCGGCCGTCAGGCCGGCGAATTCAGGGCCGCAGGGCGCCCCCGTCATCGTCCAGGTCTGCGCGCCGTCCTTCAGCACCGGCTGTTTCGGCGCATCGGGCACCCATCCTGAGGCCTCGTTCGCCGCCATCACGCCCCGCTTGTAGATCGGCACCATGTCGCAGAGTTCCGGGTGGATGCCGGGGCAGTGCAGGCATTCGTTGTAGTTTTCCCAGAAGATCTTCCAGTTGCAGTCCAGTTCCTTTACCAGCCGGTGGCCGGTTTTCAGCCGGTCCATCGGCCAGTTGTCGAGCGCCTTGAGGCCCATGTCGGGCCGCAACTCGGGCGGCGCGTCGTCAAGACAGACGAAGAGGAAGCCGTTCCAGTCGCGGGTGTGCACCGGGAAAAGACCGTGCTCCTCCTTGCGGAAGTCCGGCGTCGGGGTCG
It encodes the following:
- a CDS encoding aromatic ring-hydroxylating oxygenase subunit alpha — protein: MSEHHPPVSPLLDRCPEALPASSYFDPDWYAREERAIWRRNWVHVGRLDDIPAGTMRRVQVGGQNLILCRDRDGQVTAFHNTCRHRGAELCSAAEKPLGKLITCPYHNWAYDLSGRLVSTAFATPTPDFRKEEHGLFPVHTRDWNGFLFVCLDDAPPELRPDMGLKALDNWPMDRLKTGHRLVKELDCNWKIFWENYNECLHCPGIHPELCDMVPIYKRGVMAANEASGWVPDAPKQPVLKDGAQTWTMTGAPCGPEFAGLTAEERANGFNFVTIYPTMFVVAHVDYVRSVTVTPLGPERTRLTAEWLFAGETLAQPGFDAGNVAEFATLVLDQDGAACEMNQRGLRSEKYQGGRLMPQEFDILKFHDWVRAQMESA